In Thamnophis elegans isolate rThaEle1 chromosome 4, rThaEle1.pri, whole genome shotgun sequence, the following proteins share a genomic window:
- the LOC116507800 gene encoding lysophosphatidic acid receptor 3-like, producing MIRKHDCLNNITDPIWNRHLVLALGIPQLLITFISAVFNSSVVLGVVFSKDFHKPIFILFCNLAVSDFLCSSSGFWIAMLFITDPQSTVVGSKELLRAYAFYTMSVLATIYNLVVIGIERYLAVSGSLRLRCRITRNQILSTTLGIWVCAFSLGFMPLMGWNCLEKDKISALYSPLCMDYLTFITIPHCLVVLVLPLFTYLNIILFLRKHKGCMENLGQCHATYRLAEVQVARTSVLIWVLALVSYAPFFAGVVFDSATQQCPSEHSRAIYIFRNLTAMMITINSLGDPIIYSLNMKKLGHRFRCLKLPSHNRIEVQAIGRT from the coding sequence ATGATCCGAAAGCACGATTGTTTAAACAACATCACTGATCCCATATGGAACCGCCACCTGGTGTTAGCCTTGGGCATCCCTCAACTTCTTATCACCTTCATCTCCGCCGTCTTCAACTCAAGTGTGGTCCTTGGGGTGGTGTTCTCCAAGGACTTCCACAAACCCATCTTCATCCTTTTCTGCAACTTGGCCGTCTCCGATTTCCTCTGCAGCTCTTCGGGCTTCTGGATCGCCATGCTCTTCATCACGGACCCTCAAAGCACCGTCGTGGGGTCCAAGGAACTCCTCCGAGCTTACGCCTTCTACACCATGTCAGTCCTGGCCACCATTTATAACCTCGTCGTCATTGGGATCGAACGTTACCTGGCTGTCTCCGGAAGTCTACGGTTGAGATGCCGAATCACCCGGAACCAGATTTTGAGTACCACGTTGGGTATTTGGGTGTGCGCCTTCTCCTTGGGTTTTATGCCTCTAATGGGGTGGAACTGCTTGGAGAAGGATAAGATCTCAGCTCTGTACAGTCCGTTGTGCATGGACTATCTCACCTTCATCACTATTCCTCACTGTCTAGTGGTGTTGGTCCTACCCCTCTTCACTTATTTAAATATCATCCTCTTTCTGAGGAAGCACAAAGGATGTATGGAAAATCTAGGGCAGTGCCACGCTACCTACCGTCTAGCCGAAGTCCAAGTTGCCAGAACCAGCGTCCTGATTTGGGTCTTAGCTTTGGTCTCCTACGCTCCTTTCTTCGCTGGGGTAGTGTTTGATTCAGCCACTCAACAATGTCCCAGCGAGCATTCTCGAGCCATCTATATCTTCAGAAACCTCACGGCGATGATGATCACCATTAACTCGCTAGGAGATCCCATCATATACTCTCTGAACATGAAGAAGTTAGGACACAGATTCAGGTGCCTGAAACTTCCTTCCCACAACCGCATCGAAGTACAAGCCATCGGACGGACCTGA